One region of Astyanax mexicanus isolate ESR-SI-001 chromosome 15, AstMex3_surface, whole genome shotgun sequence genomic DNA includes:
- the qrfprb gene encoding pyroglutamylated RF-amide peptide receptor, with protein MYVSACGAQIRSARECWGHSNLVRARHLLLTRGLQETENPSCLPALHQVRYRRCTMTAAASTVASASVARITPELLRDLLRRYNLSRHEFIRAYGVPPLVYTPELPARARTAFVLTYAAIFALALLGNGVVLCVLAREGAARRASSLFMCSLALSDLLITFFCVPFTLLQNISSQWSGGVLVCKTVPFVQTTAIVTGILTMTCIAVERYQGIVHPLKMKRQYTPKRAYKMLGLVWVVSIMVGSPMLFVQQLEVKYDFLYEHHHVCCQELWGSELHRKIYTTFIMVALFLLPLAAMLFLYTRISIELWIRKRVGDVSVLSTMNHREISKISRKKKRAVKMMITIVLMFTICWAPFHTVHMLFEYNDLESKYDDVTLNMIIAVVQAIGFSNSFNNPIVYAFMNENFKKSCVSTLSACLRRPRRLDGAPERANLSVQFSRPLKRQAFMGNDSANMDQNGGSSRTSELPAT; from the exons ATGTATGTGAGCGCGTGTGGTGCTCAGATCAGATCAGCGCGGGAGTGCTGGGGTCACTCCAACCTTGTGCGCGCGCGCCACTTGCTCCTCACACGAGGGTTACAAGAAACAGAAAACCCCTCGTGCCTCCCTGCACTCCATCAGGTCCGGTACCGCCGCTGCACCATGACAGCCGCCGCGTCCACGGTGGCGAGCGCGAGCGTCGCGCGCATCACGCCCGAGCTGCTGCGCGACCTGCTGCGCCGCTACAACCTCTCGCGCCACGAGTTCATCCGCGCGTACGGAGTCCCGCCGCTCGTCTACACGCCCGAGCTGCCCGCGCGCGCGCGCACCGCCTTCGTGCTCACCTACGCCGCGATCTTCGCGCTCGCGCTGCTGGGGAACGGCGTGGTGCTGTGCGTGCTGGCGCGCGAGGGAGCCGCGCGGCGCGCCTCCAGCCTCTTCATGTGCTCGCTCGCGCTCAGCGACCTGCTCATCACCTTC TTCTGCGTGCCCTTCACCCTCCTGCAGAACATCTCCTCTCAGTGGAGCGGAG GTGTCCTGGTGTGTAAAACTGTCCCGTTCGTCCAGACCACAGCGATAGTGACGGGCATCCTCACCATGACCTGCATCGCTGTGGAGAGATACCAGGGCATCGTCCATCCCCTTAAAATGAAGAGGCAGTACACTCCCAAACGTGCTTATAAAATGCTGG GACTGGTGTGGGTGGTCTCCATCATGGTGGGGTCTCCGATGCTGTTCGTCCAGCAATTAGAG GTGAAGTATGATTTCCTGTATGAGCATCATCACGTGTGCTGTCAGGAGCTGTGGGGTTCGGAGCTTCACCGTAAGATCTACACCACCTTCATCATGGTGGCACTGTTCCTGCTGCCGCTGGCTGCCATGCTCTTCCTCTACACCCGCATCAGCATCGAGCTGTGGATCCGCAAACGAGTCGGAGACGTCTCCGTCCTCAGCACCATGAACCACCGAGAGATCAGCAAGATATCCAG GAAGAAAAAACGTGCCGTCAAGATGATGATCACAATCGTTCTGATGTTCACCATCTGCTGGGCCCCTTTCCACACTGTCCACATGCTGTTTGAATATA ATGACCTGGAGTCGAAGTACGACGATGTGACTCTGAACATGATCATCGCTGTGGTGCAGGCCATCGGCTTCTCCAACTCCTTCAACAACCCCATCGTCTACGCCTTCATGAACGAGAACTTTAAGAAGAGCTGCGTCTCCACGCTCTCAGCCTGTCTGCGCCGACCCCGGCGGCTAGATGGCGCTCCCGAGAGAGCAAACCTCAGCGTGCAGTTCTCCAGACCACTAAAACGACAAGCGTTTATGGGAAACGACTCGGCTAACATGGATCAGAACGGGGGGAGCAGCAGGACCTCTGAACTTCCAGCCACGTAA